The DNA segment GGGTCTCCCTCGCTTTTGGTGACGCGGGCCGCCGGGCGTCAAGGCCGGTAAAGCACCCTGGCCTTGAGAAGGTCCAACCCTGCCCGGCCGTACATGCTTCGCTTGATGGTCTTGAGCCGATTCACCTGACCCTCGACCTGTCCGTTGCTGTACGACGTCTCCAACGCAGCTCGTACCGCATCAAAGTCGCGGTCGAGCCCGACCGCAAAGGCCTGAAGCTCTTTGACCTCGCTCTGTTCCAGCTCGCTGAGCCAACCCCGCAGGGGGAGCGCCTCGTGGCCCCCAAGCAGGCGCCAGCCCGTCGTCAGTAGGCGTTCGACCTGCACGAACTCGGGCATCGCTGTTCGGCCTGCCTCCAGCAGCGCGCCCACCTGGGGCGCGCGCAGGGTCCTGGGAGCCAACACGGCCCAGGAGAGCGTCCTGGGCGAGGGACAGACGAACCTCTGGGCTGGCGTCGCAGGCGGAGAAGCGAGGCGAAGGGGGCGACAAAAGTCGCGGACCGCGGTGTAGCCACCGCGGTACCCCTGCCCCCGCAGTTCCTGGTGCAACGCCACGGCGTTGCAGTGGCCCGCCTGCCACTGCGAGGTCAGCCAGTCCTCATAGGGGGCCAAGCGACGGGGGCGAGGGGACCGCGCGGCGGTCCCCGGGTGCTGCTCCCACTGGGCGTATTTTCGGACGGTCCCCCGAGCGACCCCAGCCGCACGGGCCACCTGAGCCCCAGGCAGCCCCTGGGCCAGCAGGCGTTTGACCGCCTCGAAGCGTTGCTGCTGATGGGCGGAAGGGGGACGAGTCTGCGGTGGGGCAGCAGGCTCTTCCGGTGGGTCTTGGGCAGCGACTTCGACGGCCCCAGGGTCGGGGACCAGGAGCGCCTTGCCCAAAGCGGCGAACGTGGCGTGGGTCCGCTGAAAGTAGCGTTCCAGGGTCTCGCGCAGGTTCTTCAGCAAATGCCAGCGGTCGGCGACCTGTTGGGCCTGGGGCGCACCCCGCGCTGCTCCCTCCTGGTAGGCCCCGCCGCGATCCCGGGTGA comes from the Deinococcus planocerae genome and includes:
- a CDS encoding ISL3 family transposase; this translates as MDLQSCLPDPELLTLRSTHDQPEVLWLDLESRAPTGLCPACGQASSHRHSRYTRILKDVALLGRRVRLRLTVRKFFCDSSGCAQRIFCERLPSVAFPWRRKTARLERQNSLVALEVGAESAARVLGHCGCPVSADALLAQVRQPRAPAVVPVRHLGVDDWAWCKGKTYGTILVDLERHCVVDLLPDREADTLAGWLTSHPEVEVITRDRGGAYQEGAARGAPQAQQVADRWHLLKNLRETLERYFQRTHATFAALGKALLVPDPGAVEVAAQDPPEEPAAPPQTRPPSAHQQQRFEAVKRLLAQGLPGAQVARAAGVARGTVRKYAQWEQHPGTAARSPRPRRLAPYEDWLTSQWQAGHCNAVALHQELRGQGYRGGYTAVRDFCRPLRLASPPATPAQRFVCPSPRTLSWAVLAPRTLRAPQVGALLEAGRTAMPEFVQVERLLTTGWRLLGGHEALPLRGWLSELEQSEVKELQAFAVGLDRDFDAVRAALETSYSNGQVEGQVNRLKTIKRSMYGRAGLDLLKARVLYRP